The following proteins are co-located in the Methanosarcinales archaeon genome:
- a CDS encoding class I SAM-dependent methyltransferase — protein MDRIKRAKMRRRFFRNLAPAYDASARMVLFGYYYHMRRQVREKIDIKEGMRILDIASGTGYVAEILKPADVVCTDITVEMLNRARHKTDAMFVLAEMFRTLKPGGDIVVMDVVQQKSLLKKIKFQVFHTWVDQRAAHYMKLEDLEKGFDQADNFNL, from the coding sequence TTGGATAGAATTAAAAGGGCAAAGATGAGGCGCAGGTTTTTCAGGAACCTGGCGCCGGCCTATGATGCCAGTGCACGTATGGTATTATTCGGATACTATTACCATATGAGACGCCAGGTGAGGGAAAAGATCGATATCAAGGAAGGAATGCGTATACTGGATATAGCTTCGGGTACCGGTTATGTGGCAGAGATATTAAAGCCTGCTGATGTGGTTTGCACCGATATTACCGTTGAGATGTTGAACCGTGCCAGGCACAAAACAGATGCCATGTTCGTGCTGGCCGAGATGTTCAGGACCCTTAAACCGGGAGGCGATATCGTGGTAATGGATGTGGTGCAGCAGAAGTCATTGCTGAAAAAAATAAAGTTCCAGGTGTTCCATACATGGGTAGATCAGAGAGCTGCACATTATATGAAGCTTGAGGATCTTGAAAAGGGATTTGATCAGGCTGACAATTTCAATCTGTAG
- the ftsA gene encoding coenzyme F390 synthetase — MNNMRLYLDEELETMERGDLDVLVDERIDYTVDYAAEHSEFYRGWFRRHGIHAADIRTHEDLLELPIISGKTIREHQPPETRDFEFKSTDWMDIYTIHETSGTSGTPKSFFLTWDDWQRYAEKYARIFTSQGFGKGDRVVVCASYGMNVGANTMTTSAHELGMTIIPEGKCTFPVRVITSYHPTAIVGSVFKLLRLAGRMQAQHMSPKESSIERLVVGGESFAEESRQYLAEIWGCDVYNTYGSTEGTMCGECTDLSGLHVPEDMVHLDIYDPQMGGFVQDGDCGRAVLTTLLPVGAKCGTLLLNYDTEDTTVVLSRKQCACGRTHMKIENPQREAETVWVSGFPFNKVDVERGVFQRENMEYLTGEYEAFLYGGDDEGETTLRVSMECLDPVQSDNNAIEENFLKAFFRFKPGFAQIHDEETFKIIFNFTGPKGLEMYKLKGRPKRLVDRR; from the coding sequence CTGGACGAAGAATTAGAAACAATGGAACGTGGGGACCTGGATGTTCTCGTCGATGAGCGGATAGACTATACTGTTGATTATGCAGCCGAACATTCTGAGTTCTACAGAGGCTGGTTTCGCAGGCATGGAATACATGCGGCCGATATTCGGACACATGAGGATCTATTGGAACTGCCCATCATATCGGGTAAGACCATTCGAGAGCATCAGCCGCCTGAAACACGGGACTTTGAGTTCAAGAGTACTGATTGGATGGATATCTACACGATCCATGAAACATCTGGCACCAGCGGGACCCCGAAGTCTTTTTTTCTAACCTGGGATGATTGGCAGCGATATGCAGAAAAATATGCCAGAATATTTACTTCGCAGGGCTTTGGCAAGGGTGATAGAGTCGTGGTCTGCGCATCATATGGGATGAATGTGGGTGCCAACACCATGACCACTTCGGCCCATGAGCTGGGCATGACCATCATACCTGAAGGCAAGTGTACCTTCCCGGTGCGTGTTATTACTTCATACCATCCCACTGCTATCGTGGGGAGTGTGTTCAAACTGCTGAGACTGGCAGGGAGGATGCAGGCACAGCATATGTCACCAAAAGAATCCAGCATTGAACGCCTTGTTGTTGGAGGAGAGAGCTTTGCAGAAGAGTCGCGGCAGTACCTGGCAGAAATCTGGGGATGCGATGTGTACAATACCTATGGAAGCACCGAAGGGACGATGTGCGGTGAGTGTACCGACCTGAGCGGTCTTCACGTGCCAGAAGATATGGTGCACCTGGATATTTATGATCCGCAGATGGGTGGTTTCGTGCAAGATGGGGACTGCGGCAGGGCAGTGCTAACCACACTTTTACCTGTAGGGGCAAAGTGCGGGACATTACTCCTCAATTATGACACTGAGGATACTACTGTGGTATTATCCAGAAAACAATGTGCCTGCGGAAGAACGCATATGAAGATCGAAAATCCGCAGAGGGAAGCAGAAACAGTCTGGGTCTCAGGTTTTCCATTCAATAAGGTAGATGTGGAACGGGGTGTTTTCCAGAGGGAGAATATGGAGTACCTGACCGGAGAATATGAGGCTTTCCTTTATGGGGGAGATGATGAAGGTGAGACTACGTTACGGGTAAGTATGGAATGTCTGGACCCGGTTCAAAGTGATAACAATGCAATAGAAGAGAATTTTCTGAAAGCCTTTTTCCGGTTCAAACCGGGCTTCGCTCAGATCCATGACGAAGAGACGTTCAAGATCATATTCAATTTCACAGGTCCCAAAGGGCTGGAAATGTATAAGTTGAAGGGGCGTCCGAAACGTTTGGTAGATAGACGATAA